From Riemerella anatipestifer ATCC 11845 = DSM 15868, a single genomic window includes:
- the purN gene encoding phosphoribosylglycinamide formyltransferase encodes MKNIVVLVSGSGSNLQRLIEAIENEEISNAQISMVVADRDCYGLERARKYGIETLLIKRGKNFSSELKERLPKNVDLIVLAGFLSIIKSPLTEEYQGKMINLHPSLLPKFGGKGMWGMNVHKAVLEAGEKETGATVHFVTSGIDEGDIILQDKVEISPNDTADSIATKVHEIEYKILPKAVNIVLNGLV; translated from the coding sequence ATGAAAAATATTGTAGTTCTAGTTTCTGGTTCGGGGAGTAACCTCCAAAGACTTATAGAAGCAATAGAAAACGAAGAGATTAGCAATGCTCAAATAAGTATGGTGGTTGCAGATAGAGATTGCTATGGTTTAGAACGAGCTCGTAAATACGGAATAGAAACTTTACTGATTAAAAGAGGAAAAAACTTTTCTTCTGAATTAAAAGAGCGACTTCCTAAAAATGTGGATTTGATTGTTTTAGCGGGTTTTCTGTCTATCATAAAATCACCATTAACTGAAGAGTACCAAGGTAAAATGATTAATCTGCATCCTTCATTATTACCAAAATTCGGAGGTAAAGGTATGTGGGGAATGAATGTTCATAAAGCTGTGTTAGAAGCAGGAGAGAAGGAAACTGGTGCTACGGTACATTTTGTAACCTCTGGAATAGATGAAGGAGACATTATCTTACAAGATAAAGTTGAAATATCGCCTAATGATACCGCTGACAGCATCGCCACTAAAGTACACGAGATAGAATATAAAATCCTACCAAAAGCAGTAAATATTGTACTGAACGGTTTAGTGTAA
- a CDS encoding S8 family serine peptidase codes for MKKSILGTENLLPIAASFLLLPNFVFAQNAEQVKKIRESSNLKQLNVLQKGFGKSTLSVKELQTKAKSLKIPFEGESNGRYYQLRSFDKKGRPLYYITYNSGAAEGTGTNKLHPEAGVFNLEGSGMKVHEWDGGKVRVSHKEFGGRATQKDNSASLSEHATHVAGTMVASGVDASAKGMAPKATLDAYDWNSDEDEMTAAAADGAILSNHSYGYVGGFAWGSWSGQQGWHWLGSDDDLEFKGYGKYLDSDREWDLITLNAPYYLPVKAAGNPRGDGPKVGETHYVRDSSGKWIASTKNRKKNGGDDGFDCVLYGATGKNLLVVGAAQKIPGGYKSPTDVKMASFSAFGPTDDGRIKPDISGVGVGLRSSVSSGDTDYASLSGTSMASPNVTGSLLLLQEHYSKLNAGNMMKAATLKALAIATANEAGAAPGPDYASGWGLLNAFDAAKTISLNGKYSLIQENTLNNGTQTSFDVVAAGGAPLKVTVVWADPAPSTLSNEEVLNDRSKMLVNDLDVRVVKDGVEVLPWRLNPDNPAAPAVKMDNDVDNVEQVVIENPEAGATYTIVVKHKRDLKKNEVSRDSEGNLIVNLVPATSQDYSLVVTGINNGVRNNLAVTDVKVAATPLEYSTSTPVDFKIENKGKDAYSTGAKLVVKLLNKDNNQVEATGELDIPSISPSDKTVLTHHFDLSKSFVNYSVEAELVYAADEISLDNKLSTSAYGIVADLTPDMASHKFGFEDDFNKNGWTSEDKDADGRTWRKYDDKSLAYEGNSFALNFPGEKTDVDDWFFSNPLKLKKDVLYRVVFYARKFQDFKEVVSVSLGNNPNSLSMTTELIPRVEATGKYNRYFYEFKVPTDQVAYIGFRHKTEGTDKSYAFAMDNVKFEYAESKPNVDFSVDKVQANSYETVSFKNATMTASTLPVSSWEWTFAPNTVTFKDETSPNSEAPKVSLAEGTYSVTLKAKNGKGEDVLTKNDYITVKNTATVAGFKANTQEIFEGEAVLFTNNSTGNPEPNKFEWTITPSDGVEFTGDTKSFTEKDLNVKFTKKGLYKVSLKATSDHNSDKVEKTDYINVKKVYNSVDDLTYNFENSTNLLTLKWQRPDLNPIYKEGFEDEDGVSMPSGMTVIGDQGSSILDWNLTGVYKKSGEYGVRSYAWFMNPFDANSILITPKLRKGAEVLNFNVWHRYKERYDVYVVEAPASGNAPTAEEVKAGHKVYTFEATGTNPTFKLESVNIKNYTNKDFFVAFHHRTKKDDNGFILALDDIEVGYDNSVDGKVGATVGTQTLSKEALPDFKADFLKGDKLVTREMLLPETSLNSGIGSKVSFGISTVPHLVGYEVVKDGTKVSDINDYNTRLYNETMTQNGTYTYDVYAVYSDGVKSDKQTVVVNITTIATSEVDANTGLKVYPNPSNGNFVVEAVSTVSALKASVYDMSGKQILSNEYKGNRFELNLTQQPKGVYILNLVDDKGVKHNVKLMVK; via the coding sequence ATGAAAAAATCTATTTTAGGGACAGAAAATTTGTTGCCAATAGCTGCAAGTTTTTTATTGTTGCCAAATTTTGTCTTTGCGCAAAATGCGGAGCAAGTAAAGAAGATTAGAGAATCTTCTAATTTGAAACAGCTGAATGTACTACAAAAGGGGTTTGGGAAATCTACCCTTAGTGTAAAAGAATTGCAGACTAAAGCTAAAAGTCTTAAAATTCCTTTTGAGGGAGAGAGTAATGGTAGGTATTACCAATTAAGAAGTTTTGACAAAAAAGGAAGACCTCTTTACTACATTACATACAACTCAGGAGCTGCCGAAGGTACAGGTACTAATAAACTCCATCCAGAAGCGGGAGTATTCAATTTGGAAGGAAGTGGAATGAAGGTACACGAATGGGATGGTGGAAAGGTAAGAGTTTCTCATAAAGAATTTGGTGGAAGAGCTACGCAAAAGGATAATTCTGCAAGCCTTAGTGAACATGCTACCCATGTAGCAGGAACAATGGTGGCTTCTGGAGTAGATGCATCTGCAAAAGGTATGGCTCCTAAAGCTACACTAGATGCTTATGATTGGAATAGTGATGAAGATGAGATGACTGCCGCCGCCGCTGATGGAGCTATCTTATCAAACCATTCTTATGGATATGTAGGAGGCTTTGCTTGGGGAAGTTGGTCAGGACAGCAAGGATGGCATTGGTTAGGTTCTGATGATGATCTTGAATTTAAAGGCTACGGAAAATATCTAGACTCCGATAGAGAGTGGGATTTGATCACTCTAAATGCACCTTACTATCTACCAGTAAAAGCTGCGGGAAACCCTAGGGGAGATGGTCCTAAAGTAGGGGAGACACATTATGTTCGTGATTCTTCTGGAAAATGGATAGCTTCGACCAAGAATAGAAAAAAGAATGGAGGTGATGATGGATTTGACTGTGTACTTTATGGTGCAACTGGGAAAAATCTGCTAGTGGTAGGTGCTGCACAGAAGATACCTGGAGGCTATAAATCTCCTACAGATGTAAAGATGGCTTCATTTAGTGCCTTTGGACCAACAGACGATGGAAGGATAAAACCAGATATTTCTGGAGTTGGAGTGGGGCTTAGGTCCTCTGTGAGTTCTGGAGATACTGATTATGCTTCCCTAAGTGGAACCTCTATGGCATCTCCCAATGTTACGGGATCGTTGCTTCTATTGCAAGAACATTATTCTAAGTTGAATGCAGGAAATATGATGAAAGCTGCAACATTGAAGGCATTAGCAATTGCAACTGCAAATGAAGCAGGAGCAGCCCCTGGACCTGATTATGCTTCTGGCTGGGGATTGTTGAACGCATTTGATGCAGCGAAAACCATATCCTTAAATGGGAAGTATTCTTTAATCCAAGAAAACACATTAAATAATGGAACCCAAACTTCATTTGATGTTGTAGCGGCAGGAGGCGCTCCTCTCAAGGTAACTGTAGTATGGGCAGACCCAGCACCTAGCACATTGAGCAACGAAGAAGTTTTAAATGATAGGTCAAAGATGTTGGTGAACGATTTGGATGTGAGAGTAGTAAAAGATGGTGTGGAAGTATTACCTTGGAGATTAAATCCTGATAATCCAGCAGCTCCAGCCGTTAAAATGGATAATGATGTGGATAACGTAGAGCAGGTAGTGATAGAAAATCCAGAAGCTGGTGCTACTTATACTATTGTTGTAAAACACAAAAGAGACTTAAAGAAAAACGAGGTAAGTCGTGATAGCGAGGGGAATCTTATAGTTAATCTTGTACCAGCTACTTCTCAAGACTATTCACTAGTAGTTACTGGTATTAATAATGGTGTAAGAAATAATTTAGCAGTTACTGATGTAAAAGTTGCGGCGACGCCTTTAGAATACAGCACTAGTACGCCTGTAGATTTTAAGATAGAAAACAAAGGTAAAGATGCGTATAGTACAGGAGCTAAGTTAGTTGTTAAACTTTTAAATAAAGATAATAATCAAGTAGAGGCAACAGGAGAATTAGATATACCATCTATTTCTCCATCAGATAAAACAGTCTTGACTCATCATTTTGATTTATCTAAATCATTTGTTAATTATTCTGTTGAAGCAGAGTTGGTTTATGCTGCAGACGAAATAAGTTTAGACAATAAGCTATCAACATCAGCTTATGGTATCGTGGCAGATTTAACACCAGATATGGCTTCGCATAAGTTCGGTTTTGAAGATGATTTTAACAAAAATGGTTGGACTTCTGAAGATAAAGATGCAGACGGAAGAACCTGGAGAAAATATGATGATAAAAGTTTAGCTTACGAAGGCAATTCATTTGCACTTAATTTCCCTGGTGAAAAAACAGATGTAGATGACTGGTTCTTTTCTAACCCTCTGAAACTTAAGAAAGATGTTCTTTATAGAGTTGTATTCTACGCAAGAAAATTCCAAGATTTTAAAGAAGTTGTAAGTGTCTCTTTAGGTAACAATCCTAATAGCTTGTCTATGACGACAGAACTTATACCTAGAGTAGAGGCTACAGGTAAGTACAATAGATATTTCTATGAGTTTAAAGTTCCAACAGATCAAGTAGCTTATATAGGATTCCGTCATAAAACAGAGGGTACAGACAAGTCTTATGCATTTGCAATGGATAATGTAAAGTTTGAGTACGCAGAAAGCAAACCAAATGTAGACTTCTCGGTTGATAAAGTACAAGCTAACTCTTACGAAACAGTAAGTTTTAAAAATGCTACGATGACGGCATCTACACTTCCTGTAAGTTCTTGGGAATGGACTTTCGCTCCAAATACAGTAACATTTAAAGATGAAACTTCTCCCAATTCTGAAGCCCCTAAGGTATCACTTGCGGAAGGCACTTACAGCGTTACTTTAAAAGCCAAAAATGGTAAAGGAGAAGATGTATTAACTAAAAATGATTACATCACAGTCAAGAATACAGCTACGGTAGCAGGTTTCAAAGCGAATACACAAGAAATATTTGAAGGGGAGGCAGTATTATTTACTAATAATTCTACGGGTAATCCAGAACCTAATAAATTTGAGTGGACTATCACACCGTCTGATGGTGTAGAATTTACAGGTGATACAAAATCTTTTACTGAGAAAGATTTGAATGTTAAGTTTACTAAGAAAGGTCTATATAAAGTAAGTCTAAAAGCGACTTCGGATCATAATTCTGATAAGGTAGAAAAAACAGACTACATCAATGTTAAAAAGGTATATAATAGTGTAGATGATTTGACTTATAATTTTGAAAACTCTACTAATTTATTAACCTTAAAATGGCAACGTCCTGACCTTAATCCTATCTATAAAGAAGGTTTTGAAGATGAAGATGGGGTCTCAATGCCTAGCGGTATGACGGTAATAGGAGATCAGGGCTCTTCTATTCTAGATTGGAATCTTACAGGGGTATATAAGAAGAGCGGAGAGTATGGTGTAAGATCTTATGCGTGGTTTATGAATCCGTTTGATGCCAATAGTATACTGATAACTCCTAAACTAAGAAAAGGAGCAGAAGTTCTTAACTTTAATGTATGGCATCGTTACAAAGAAAGATATGATGTCTATGTAGTGGAAGCTCCAGCTTCTGGAAACGCTCCTACAGCGGAGGAAGTGAAAGCTGGGCATAAAGTCTATACCTTTGAAGCCACTGGAACTAATCCTACATTTAAGTTGGAGTCTGTTAATATCAAAAACTATACAAACAAAGATTTCTTTGTAGCGTTCCACCACAGAACTAAGAAAGACGATAATGGCTTTATACTAGCATTAGATGATATAGAAGTAGGATATGATAACTCTGTGGACGGAAAAGTAGGGGCAACTGTAGGTACTCAAACTCTAAGCAAAGAGGCGCTTCCTGATTTTAAAGCCGACTTCTTAAAAGGAGATAAGCTAGTAACTAGAGAGATGCTGTTACCAGAAACTTCACTGAATAGTGGTATAGGCAGCAAAGTTTCTTTCGGAATATCTACTGTACCTCATTTAGTAGGTTACGAAGTGGTTAAAGATGGAACTAAGGTAAGTGATATAAACGATTACAACACCCGTCTATACAATGAAACAATGACCCAAAATGGTACTTATACTTACGATGTATATGCGGTATATTCTGACGGAGTTAAGTCTGATAAGCAAACGGTAGTTGTTAATATCACCACAATTGCTACATCAGAAGTTGATGCTAATACAGGATTAAAGGTGTATCCAAACCCATCTAATGGTAATTTTGTAGTAGAAGCAGTTTCTACTGTATCTGCACTGAAAGCTAGTGTTTACGATATGTCTGGAAAACAGATTTTATCCAACGAGTACAAAGGAAACAGATTTGAACTCAATTTAACCCAACAGCCTAAAGGTGTTTATATCTTAAATCTAGTAGATGATAAAGGTGTAAAACACAATGTAAAACTGATGGTTAAATAA
- the purM gene encoding phosphoribosylformylglycinamidine cyclo-ligase, with amino-acid sequence MSNTYKSAGVDKEEGYKTVDKIKSAVAETHNKNVLNNLGSFGAFYEISNYKNPVLVSGTDGVGTKLKIALDTKQYSSIGIDCFAMCANDILCHGAQPLFFLDYLACGKLDADVAAEIVLGMVKACKDNNCALIGGETAEMPGMYQVGDYDVAGFCVGVVEKDQIIDGSKIEKGQTIIALPSSSFHSNGFSLVRKVFPDFYEEFNGEPIYKTLLEPTRLYYQPIHKLMKEVDLKGIAHITGGGLIENVPRIIPDGLCAKIDTSRIKIPEIMLELEKRGGVERMEMFGTFNMGVGMVVVVDSADKDKVLSLVEDAYEIGVIEEHSEKIVLH; translated from the coding sequence ATGAGTAATACTTACAAATCTGCTGGTGTAGATAAGGAAGAAGGGTACAAAACCGTAGATAAAATAAAATCTGCCGTAGCCGAAACTCACAACAAAAATGTACTTAATAATTTAGGGAGTTTTGGGGCATTTTATGAAATTTCTAATTATAAAAATCCTGTTTTAGTAAGCGGTACAGACGGAGTAGGGACGAAGCTAAAAATCGCTTTAGATACCAAACAGTATTCATCTATAGGGATAGATTGTTTTGCGATGTGTGCCAATGATATTTTGTGTCATGGCGCTCAGCCTTTGTTCTTTTTAGACTATTTAGCTTGCGGAAAGTTAGATGCAGATGTAGCCGCAGAAATAGTTTTAGGAATGGTAAAGGCTTGTAAGGATAACAATTGTGCTTTGATTGGTGGTGAAACTGCCGAAATGCCAGGTATGTACCAAGTAGGCGATTATGATGTAGCAGGTTTTTGTGTAGGAGTTGTAGAGAAAGACCAAATTATAGATGGTTCTAAAATTGAAAAAGGTCAGACCATTATTGCTTTGCCAAGTTCTAGTTTCCATTCTAACGGTTTTTCTTTAGTAAGAAAAGTCTTCCCTGATTTTTATGAAGAGTTCAATGGAGAGCCTATTTATAAGACTCTTTTAGAACCTACAAGGTTATACTATCAGCCTATTCATAAACTAATGAAAGAGGTAGATTTAAAAGGAATTGCACACATTACAGGTGGCGGACTTATAGAGAATGTTCCTAGAATTATCCCTGATGGATTATGTGCTAAAATAGATACCTCAAGAATAAAAATCCCTGAAATTATGCTAGAATTAGAAAAAAGAGGTGGTGTAGAAAGAATGGAAATGTTCGGCACATTCAATATGGGAGTGGGTATGGTAGTTGTGGTAGATTCAGCGGATAAAGATAAGGTATTATCCCTTGTTGAAGATGCTTATGAGATAGGAGTTATAGAGGAACACTCAGAGAAAATTGTACTACACTAA